Genomic DNA from Gimesia aquarii:
AATCTGATTCATCAACAGGAATAGGTCTTGTAATCTTCATTGCATTTGTGGCCCTGATTTATCTTGCATTCAAATTGTTGAAAGGAATGAATTCAGATGTCGAAGACACTGAGCGCAGCTGATCGACCATCATCAGCTGATTCTATAAAAGGTTCGATCGAATCAGAAGAGGACCTCGACAAAGCATTGCACGAGCTCTCATTTTTAAATGCTTATGACAAGTCAGTCGATGCGCGATGTTCGGAGCAAATCGAATCAATCAAGCGGCAGTATGAACGTAAGAAAGTACTGCCATGCGGTAAAACTACGCTGCAGTATACTAAGGATCGTTATTCACAACTGAGCCAAATGGTGATCGACTACTGCAATAATAATCGTTCAACACTGATCAGTAGGAATTCCAAGACACGGAAGTTTCCACACGGTTCGATCAGTTTTAAAGTTCAGCCATCAAAGGTTGAATATCGTTCAGGTTTGAATGAAGAGGGCAGTATGAAACTGCTCGATAAACTTTTGCAGTCAACTTTGATCGAAATGATCATGGCTTGGTTGAAATCAATTTGTATCTTTGGAAAGAACAAAGAAGCTCGCTTGTTATCAGAAGTCATCGAGCTCAAACCTAGGCTCAGTGTTTCTAAGATCAAAAAAGCATTCGAAGAAGGACGTTTGACTACAGATCATTTGAAACAACTCGGCTTGAAATACTCCCAAGGCAAAGAGCAGTTGACGATCAAGCCGGCTGAATACGAGCCAGGCTAAAAAATCTCGGGTCCTCCCTGGGGGGGCCTGGGGCCGCGCGCGGTTCCATAATCGCAATTTTTTTGTTTCAAAACGAAATTTTTAGTCACTTCTTCTTCTTCCTATTAAAATTCGTTCGATTTTATGGGCAAAAAATCAGCCAAACGATCGACATCGCCCAGGAAAAAAGCCACTTCAAAACGTTTCCCATCAAAATCCAAAAAACCAGCTACTAAAAAAACTCCGGAACCAATCAAAGTCCTCTATGGCCAAAAAGCGGCTGCAGAATATTGGGGAAGATCTGACAAAACAATTCAGACCTGGATTGCCAACGGTCTTCCAGCAACAAAGTCCGGACGGAAATACAAATTCGTAATCGAAGAATGTCAACCCTGGGTCGACATCCATTTCAACGAGACGGAATCATCCGAATCAAAAAGACTGAATGAGGATCTAAAAAAAGAGAAGCTCCTGCAAGAACGTTTAAAAACCAAGGATCTGGAACGCAATGACCAAATCAAGGACGGTGAATTATTACCACTAGAAGAGTATGAATTGTTTGCGGCCGAATGTGTGATTGAGGCACGCGATCAGCTATTGACGTTGCCTAAAGAAATGCGTCGTCACCTTTGCAAAAAATGCCAGAGGAAAGTGGAAGAATTACAAAAGATGATCGAACAAACGCTAGAACGTTTATCGGCTGTTGAAGAGGGACCAGGCAAAGCGTGACGGCAACGACTTGTAAACCGACTTTCAAGAATCGGATCAAATCACTTTGGAAACCTCCCAAGCGCGTCAAAGCAGAGGAGTGGATTCCGAAGAATGTTAAAACTCCTAAAGGATCTGAGTATGAGGGATATTGTAACTATGACCTAGCCCCTCATACACGTGAAGTCTTTCGAGCATTCGATGATCCTTCCATCCGTGAAATCTATCTGATTTGGGCGACCCGTTCTGCTAAGACGACAACAGTGACAGGCTGCATGATGCACGCCGCGGTGAATTGTCCCAAACCGATGGCCTTCGGTTCCTGCGATGAACCCTCTACCAGTCGTACCGTCGATGAAATGATCTATCCAATGCTGGAGAATTGCGCGGCGACGGTTGGTCTCATTCCAGTGAAAGGAAAACGGCCGGCGGACATGATTCTGTTTGATCGGTGTCGTGTCAGGCTGGCCTATGGTGGATCGCCGGCAACTGTCGCCGGCTATCCTGCTTGTTACCTGTTCGGGAATGAATGGGACAAGTGGCCGCATCGCAAAAATACAGAGGCCCAGGCCGCAAATAGTTTCAAACAGAGAGCGAAAGGTTATCCCTACGATTCAAAAGCAATCTATGAATCTACACCAGGTCACATTGAATCGTCTCGCATCTGGAAACTCAGGAATGCAAAGCGGACACAACGCCGGGAATTTTATGTTCCCTGCCCTCATTGCTTGCATTATCAAACATTAAAGTTTGAGCAGCTCGAATGGGAAGGTAAAGGAGATCCGGAAGCGGATCCGATTCTAGCTGCAGAATCGGCCGTCTATTTATGTGAGGACTGTGGTCTGCCCATTCAGAATGATGATCGTGCGGAAATGATGCGGGCCGGAAAATGGGTTGCAGAAGGTCAGACGATCGACCGAGAAGGCCGGATCCACGATAAACCAGATGTGGAATCAGCCTATGTTTGCTTCGGACCTCTGTCCACGCTGTATTCCTTACTGATTAGCGGTTGGGATCAAATCGTCGCCGATTACCTCGCATGTGGAGATGATCCTGACAAACTCCGCGATTTCACCAATTCTACGTTGGCCCTACCCTGGGATCCCGCTCCGGAGGAAGCGGATCCGGAGGAGCTGGTCAGAATCCTGAGAAGTGATGAAGATCATATCGGTATTTGTCCGCTTTGGTCTCGATTCATTACGCGAGCCGTCGACGTGCAAAGTAAGTCCGCAGGTTACGAATTTCCCTGGCAAGTTTGTGCCTGGGGTGAAGGTGGCCGCGGGGCTACAGTTGATAAAGGGACTGCATTTGGTTTTCAAGAGCTCAATGGAATTCTCAACCGTCGCGACTATCCCCACGCTGATAGTGGACCGCATCTTTACATTCCTTTCGATCTGGTCGATTCCGGTGATGGAAATTCCACTGATGATATTTATGATCTCTGTCGCAATCGTCCCTACTGTTTTCCATTAAAGGGATCGTCGACTTCTTTAACTAAACATTACTCGCTATCAGAAATCTCAAATGATCTCGGTAATCAAAAACAAACTGAAACAAAGGAAAGACGGTTATTGAATCGTGAAGTACTTCTTGTGATCGTCAACTCTATGCGATCGCAATTCTGGTTACAACGGATTCTTGATGGCCGTTTGAAACCGGATGCCGTCAATCGATTTACCATTCCGGTTGAGCTGACCGACGATTCAGACTTCCTGGAAGAGCTCCTCAATGAATATCCTGAAATCGAATACGGTCCGGACGGTTTCTATACCAAAGGCTGGAAACGCCGCACACGTAATCCCAACGATCAGCGAGACCTGATTCGCTACAACTGGGCTGCAGCTCAGATCATCACAAATAACGGCCAGGAATGGTACCTGTTACCAGAGCGGCCCACTATCACGGAAGAGGTACGGACGCCTCGTCGTAATAAAAAGAAGAAAAATTCACTCTTGCAAGGAGGTGGTAGACAATGGCCAGACAGGTAAAAAAACAACCATCAAAACAACAGAAGAAATCAACAAAAGAAACAGCAGCTCCAACTGCAGCCGAATTCCTTCAGCAAAAAACGGAATCCGATTCAAAACAATCTGAAAGATCAAGAGAGACCAACTCTCCGGATGTGGATCCAAAACCAGCGACTCCTCCTGTCATACCACCCGCATCGGAAGTGGATCCGAAACTAGAGACTCCTCCGATCAAACCTCATCAGACTGAACAGAAACCGGAACAAAGTGTCCGGGAAACAATACCGGCTCCCATCATAAACAATAAAGTTCACAGTGGGGATCCCTGTGGATCGGATAAAAAGTGTCCGGGAAAATATAGAGTCCTTTCCACAATTCGTGAGGGGAACCGTCGAACTCGATACTTTGCTTGTTCAATTTGCAATTTCAAACCTAAAAACAATAAAGAGGTTACATACATTCCATAAAAATAGATCGCCAGATCTGGCAAAACGCTATTGCAGAAACCGAGCGACCCCACCCAAAGTACGACGCCATGACTACTTGGCAATATGCAGATTATATGAGTGAACCAGATGTCAGTTCTCGACTGTCACGCTTGCGACTCCATATTCAGGAGGTCGCACAGCGGACGGTTGCTATTGAAGGGCGATCAAAGAACGTTTCTGCTGTGGATGCTCAGTATCTCAATTCTTTGCGATCGGAAGAAAAACAACTCACTGAAGTTGTCGATGCGGCTCAATATAGCACATTCCGTCGAAACCATGTGACATTCAGGAGAGATTGATCGCATGGTTAAGAAAA
This window encodes:
- a CDS encoding host-nuclease inhibitor Gam family protein, with translation MSKTLSAADRPSSADSIKGSIESEEDLDKALHELSFLNAYDKSVDARCSEQIESIKRQYERKKVLPCGKTTLQYTKDRYSQLSQMVIDYCNNNRSTLISRNSKTRKFPHGSISFKVQPSKVEYRSGLNEEGSMKLLDKLLQSTLIEMIMAWLKSICIFGKNKEARLLSEVIELKPRLSVSKIKKAFEEGRLTTDHLKQLGLKYSQGKEQLTIKPAEYEPG
- a CDS encoding helix-turn-helix domain-containing protein; the protein is MGKKSAKRSTSPRKKATSKRFPSKSKKPATKKTPEPIKVLYGQKAAAEYWGRSDKTIQTWIANGLPATKSGRKYKFVIEECQPWVDIHFNETESSESKRLNEDLKKEKLLQERLKTKDLERNDQIKDGELLPLEEYELFAAECVIEARDQLLTLPKEMRRHLCKKCQRKVEELQKMIEQTLERLSAVEEGPGKA
- a CDS encoding terminase gpA endonuclease subunit, which codes for MTATTCKPTFKNRIKSLWKPPKRVKAEEWIPKNVKTPKGSEYEGYCNYDLAPHTREVFRAFDDPSIREIYLIWATRSAKTTTVTGCMMHAAVNCPKPMAFGSCDEPSTSRTVDEMIYPMLENCAATVGLIPVKGKRPADMILFDRCRVRLAYGGSPATVAGYPACYLFGNEWDKWPHRKNTEAQAANSFKQRAKGYPYDSKAIYESTPGHIESSRIWKLRNAKRTQRREFYVPCPHCLHYQTLKFEQLEWEGKGDPEADPILAAESAVYLCEDCGLPIQNDDRAEMMRAGKWVAEGQTIDREGRIHDKPDVESAYVCFGPLSTLYSLLISGWDQIVADYLACGDDPDKLRDFTNSTLALPWDPAPEEADPEELVRILRSDEDHIGICPLWSRFITRAVDVQSKSAGYEFPWQVCAWGEGGRGATVDKGTAFGFQELNGILNRRDYPHADSGPHLYIPFDLVDSGDGNSTDDIYDLCRNRPYCFPLKGSSTSLTKHYSLSEISNDLGNQKQTETKERRLLNREVLLVIVNSMRSQFWLQRILDGRLKPDAVNRFTIPVELTDDSDFLEELLNEYPEIEYGPDGFYTKGWKRRTRNPNDQRDLIRYNWAAAQIITNNGQEWYLLPERPTITEEVRTPRRNKKKKNSLLQGGGRQWPDR